In Prinia subflava isolate CZ2003 ecotype Zambia chromosome 1, Cam_Psub_1.2, whole genome shotgun sequence, the DNA window CTTTCTCCTATCGATTGGATCGCTCTGGCCCCGATTCTAGGAGCGACGCCTCCAGGAGGATAAATGCAAATCGCCCTATTGATTGGGAGGAGTAGGAGTACAGCTCGTTTGGGGGAGGGAGGATtagttttaaatggaaaaaaaagtaaagtgaTGAGGGTGGCAGGAAATGCTTCACTTTCTGGGCCTCTTAAGTGGTGTCTCTTTATCATGTCCTGTGTCTGAGGGGAATGCAGATTCGTGCCATCTGGACAATATATCATATGCATGGAGAGGTGGATCCTGCGACATACACATTATTCTGCTTTCCTACTTATTTTAGGTGAACATGTATCACTGATCATCCCTGGAACGCAGCTCCCCTCCTCCAGTTTGAAGGTAACTGGGTTTCACTGGGGACACACTAATTGCTGCTGAAAATGAGCAGGGACTAATGTGCTCCTCCTTGAATTGCCTCAGTTACAGGAGTAAAGCTCCTTGGGAGTTATTAACCTTGAGGGaacctgctcagcagcctgtcTGTCACAGGGGGCGGCTGGAGGAGCCGGCCTTCGGGCTCTGCATAGCCTTAGATCCTGACATGGCTCCTTGCTTCAGTAAATCCACGGCCAGACCCAGAAGTGGGAAGCCAAAAGAATTGCACAGTCGCATTATGTTCCCTGCCCCCTGGGCTTTATGCCAAGCTAAGCTAGCTTAAgccttaattatttttttaaaggcaataaTCAGCATGAAGAAATGTAATTCAGTAGAATTAACTTGTGTGTATCATATCCCGAATGCTAGCAAAGTAACTCAAAAAACAATGGTTGTTTGTTGGCCAGTGTTAAGTagttaacaaaaaaaccccgaaCTACTCTGACTAATGTTGCTCTAAAGATGCTTTAAACAGTCCCAATGCTTTTAACTTCACATAATTTCCAAATGAGAAATTCCCAGCTGAATCATAATTGTAAAGTGCAAAAAGGAGTGGATATGGTGTGCAAATGTTGCTCTTGACACCAATTTGAAGTGACTCCAAAGCAGCAGTACTAACCTTCCCTTGCTAGTGCAATGAGCATCTGATGTGGCAGCACTGACAAATGCTGGTGTGTGCATGCAGATCCAGCAGCATGCAAATCCTCATCTCCCTGAGGAATGTGGGTCTCCCCGGGACAGGGCTGCAGTGATACCCTGACTAGAGAGGTGATTGTAAAAAGGATTTCCAAATTGCAGTTCTAATCAATTTATATTTTtgcctatttttcttttttttttttggggggggggggtggtggCTGGCAGCAATGCCTTCATTGTTGAAAGGTTCAAACAAGTGAATAATAttgtgaaaatgtgtttttttacTAGAAATCGACAGAAGGGTTACATCCAATCATTTGGGGAAATGGTGGTGAGTTGCCAGCATACCATGAAAGTTTATAGAGGGGTGAGGAATTCATGATAGTGCTCAAAGCTGCCAGATGAAAGAATTACTTTTGATTCCAAACTGTTTTTCTGGGGTGAGTTACTTTAAGCTGAGGCACCTGCAGCTGGAGTTGTAACTTTGTTTCACAGACAGACTGCTGTGGTGGCACATAAACGGTATGCAGTAGCAGCAGGGACAGGTACTAATGCCAATTCGtgtgagaaagagaaagaagtaaaACAATGGGAGGAAGTTGAATTTTCTAAAGCTGTGTTCTCATAGCCAGAGATGAGCTTGTCTCTTGTTCAAAGTTCTGTACTTAGAAAGTGCTGCAAGGTTGACCTCTGTCTTggcttgttttattttcctccttgaCACAGGAAAGGCCTAAACCCCTCATGGCAGCCATCCTCTCATGCCTTTGCTGGAACTCCCAGGCACATGGAGATTCTGGAGGTGATGGGTGTGATTTGGCACTTCACTGGAGGGATTTCACCCGACATTTGGAAGGAGACTCTTGCATGGCTGCACTGCTCACAACTCCTGGAGGAAAATAGTGAGCCTCTTCTGGAATGTGATTGTAGAGGAGAGCAGctgtcctgagctgctgcttgccTGATAGGAGAAATCCTGGTCTGGAATAGTTCAGGACACTGAGTGCTCATCTGAATTGGTCTTTTAAAAGGACTTGTAAGTTCTAAAGTCCTCCTGCCAGAAACTTGGCACTGCGGCTATTGGGTTATGAAATGAAGTAAAAGAATCAAACCAGCATTTGTGTGGCCTGCAAGGACTTGTTGGATGCATCTCTTGTTTTagtttgcaatttctttttaaagacaagaTTTTGCATCTGTGACAGAGCTTCGAGCTGATGCAGAGAACGTACTCCTGTAGATGCTGCCCAAAGCAGTCCCTTTCCCTGAGGTGCCCTGAGGCTGATTTTGCAACCAGGTCCTTCAGCTCGTGTTGGCTTCAAAGACCTCCTGTCTCTGGTGGAGGGGGCAGCGCTGTGCCCcgcaggctctgactgcaggctctgcagcccgTCCCCGCGGAGGCTTCAGGCTGCTCTCCCATGGCTGCTGGAGACATGCAATGCGGCCTCAGGCTCCTGACGCTTTCCTTGATGGGTCCTTGTAGTCATTACCCCACATTCCTTCTGGTTGCAGAACATGTTGTTGTTATTGCTTTGTGCTGGGTCTGTCTGCTGTCCCTTTTTTAGAGGCCAATCTGGCCCTGTTAGCTCTTGTCtctaaaacaaaagcaaattagCACTGCAGAAGCTGAATTATCTCGTTTATGTTATAGCCTGTCAGAGGACCCCACACAATCCTTCCATGTGTCTCTGAGCAGTGTACCAGAGAGTGAAAAGACACAGTAAGTCGGTCAAACTCTCCTGACACTGATTCAATGCACAGGTTTCCAAAAGGGCCTTTAGTTGCTTTGGGGAAACTAAAGCTTGGCAGTGATCCAAGCTGTCCCTCCTTCATTTTCCGTATTTCATGCATGCTTGGAGCATACAGAATCAGAGTTTTTTTACAGTAAATTTTACCTCACAATTCAAATTTGACAGCTGTCAGTGAAATTTGCTGTTCAAAACTGATCTCAAGCACATTGCCCTCTGGTTAGTCTGTCTGTGCTCCCTCGGCCAGGATGTTTATAATACTCAGGGAGTCTCTCATGTTACTTAGTGCAGTAATGTGGCTCCATGAATAAAAGCCATTTCCAGTCTGTCGGTACTGCATGTAACAAATGAGATCTGTTAAATGCGCTTGTCACCGTTGACAGGAACAGGAGAAGCAGAATTGCACATGTTGCTGTTATTATGCTAAGTTGTAATGAATGATATTTCGTATGTTTGCAAATGAGTGTGTGATAGCTGGTGCCAGACTGGGAGATATGGCTTGGCTGTTCTTGCTGTTTTTGTAATTTCTAAACAGAAACAAGAATTAGAAAATTAGTTTGTGGTGGAGTGCAAATATATCTAACACAAGTGTAAagactgcagcacagcacacatgTATCTATCTTATACATATGCAAATAATAAGACTCACAGTAAAACCATTATAACATATGATGGCATCAGCACTAATTAGCCAAGATCCAGTCTGTTCCTCTCTGCCAAAGTAAACTGGAGTTATCTCAATCTCAGATTTCatatttcctcctttctctttcagGGAGGAATGTCTCCAACATGAGGTACTATGTCCCCTAttgaaaatgtctttaaagactcacaaaaaaattcaaattaaaattctcaagtaattttttttactatctACACATCGCCCAACAGCTTTAATACTAGTAGTAGACCCAAATATGTAAAGCATTTTGCCCATAAATGGGTGACAGTCTGTGCTGTAGAAATCAAGGCTTATAAAATGTAATGagcaaagaaataagaaaactaAGTTagcaaagaaattttaattGAGAAGCACATTTTTTTCAGGACCAACACATGAAGGAAAACTGTCCAAGCTAAACAGGACCCACAGGAGTTGTACTGGAGCTCAATGGTAGAACACCAGCTCGTGCTTCCATTCCTGACAGCTGTTCTTGGGAAGGAGATACTGGAAGGAGAATAGTTACTGAGGGGTATATTCGCCACTAGCTCTGTACCACGGGCCAGTCCTTGCTGCGTGAATGTGACAGCAGCGGGTGAGACCCTGCGGGGCTGAGGGCTGAGGAGCCCCGAGCCGCAGGGTGACCCCAGGCCGGGGCAGTGGGGCCGGGCACGGACAGCCCAGCTGCACCGCGGTTCCCGCCGGGGGCTCTCGGTCCGCGCTGCGCCCAAGCGCAGGATTTCCATAACCTCGGGAAAAGAGCCCCGGCTGCAGTGGAACTGTTCCCGCTCGGGAGCAGCCCTGCGGGGCGGGAGCGGACAGACAGCGGCCGGGCTGGCGGCAGCGCCGGGACAGCGGGCTGGAGggctcggccgccgccgcgTTCCGCTCCCGCGCTGCCCGTCACCGCGACCCGGGGAGGAGGGCTGCTcgcccatccatccatccatccatccatccatccatccgtccgtccgtccgtccgtccgtccgaCCGTCGCGGCTGCGCCGAACTCGCAGTCAGAACATGATGTCTTTTAGTGGAAACCCGCGCTGCTGCCTCCGTAGGGAATTATCTCGGAGACCCGGCGGAGcccgttccccccccccccggacCCGGAGAGCCCCGAACCTAAAGCGGCGAGCGAGGGTGCCCGGTGCCGCCAGCGGCTCGGCGGGACTCCGGGCTCTCAGAGCCCCTGGCCGGGCCCGGCACGCTCTCAGCCCGCCCGGTGCAGCCAGCGGCCGCTCTCCCGGCGGCGCTCCGGGCGCTCCGAGCCCCTGGCCGGGCCCGGGCGCTCCCagcccgcccggcgccgccgccgccgcccgggggCGCCGCGGGCGGGGCTCGGGTCGCGCCGAGGGGCCGGACGGGGGCGGGGCGAGGCGAGTCCCCGCCTACTCCTGACACGAGCAACCAATGGGAAGGCTGGGGCGGGTCAgggggcggggcggcgcggcccaGTCCGCGCCCGGCGCCGGCCGTATTTacggggcgggcggcgccgcgGCCGTGTCAGTGAGGCAGCGCCCGCCGGGCTCTCCGTGTGTGCCACcgctcctggtgctgctcctgcgGCCGCGGCGGAGCGGCgagggaaaggcagagagcCGCGGCCGTCTTCCCGGCCCGCCGCCGCAGCGGTGGCCGCACCACGGCTCTGCCCGTAGGCGAGCGGCTCTTGAGCGCTCCGACGGGGCAGGGGCGGGCGGGCGACGGCGGCTCGGCCGTGCCTGCGCTGCGGGCTGTGGCGAGCGGCGCCGGGTAAATGGATCGCCATTCCAGCTACATCTTCATCTGGCTGCAACTGGAGCTGTGCGCCATGGCCGTCCTGCTCACCAGAGGTgaggggccgcggcggggcaCCCGGGGGCGCCTGCGGGGCTCGTGGTCTGCGGGGCCgcgccggcggcagcggggtGCCCGGGGCTGCCGCCCGGGAGCAGCCGGGCCCGGCGCTGTGTCGGGACCCCGCGCCGAGCGGTGCTGGCGGCCGAGCCGCCGGGTCTGTGCCTGCCGCCCTCCGTCCCGCCCTTCCCACCTGGCCGCCGGTGCCGGGCAGTCACGGCCCCGCGGGCtcccggcgggggcggccgcgccCGGCCTGTCCCCGCCCGGTGGGGGCTCTGCGGGGGCTCGGGGGCTgtgttctgtgctctgctgcccGGGGAGCGCCCTCCGGGGCAGAGGCGACCCGCAGGCTGCCGGTAGTCCTCGTGCTCCGGGGAGGAGGGTAAAGGATAAGTTAGCGTGGTGGTGATGTGCGAcggtatttatttattttggaaggAAGGCTGTAATTAACCCTAAATAACAGCCTTGCAGCGTGCAGGGGGGAGCCTGCTGGCCCCATCAAAGCGGGCAGAACAGGGAGTGACTGAGTGATGTGAAGTCGCAGATACTGAAACTATGTGCCTGATAATGATATAATTAGGGGATCACAGACTTCTGGCTGCTGTTGACTTCAAAAGCTTTAAGAGAAGCCTGCAGTCTCTCCTGTAGCCATCTTGACTAAAAgcagacatttttctttaatagctACATACAGTaacaagaaagaggagggaaCAGAAGGGCATTGTTCACTGTTTCAAAATACTAAATACCCTTTCTGGCCTTTTGCATAGCACAGGAAGAAACTTTATGAATTGACAGAAATACAGTAACACAAAGTCCATTCTGTTTCACTGAAAACGtggctttaattaaaaagcagttGAATTAACCTGATGACTAGCCTGTCAAAATTTGTTTGTAAGATTGTCTTTGGGCAATAAAATGTAGGTTTTTCAACGTGATTGTATAAGTAGTTAAATTGAAAGTATGTGTATTGTTTCACTTTATACCCCAAGTGTGCCGAGATTCATGAAAGAACTGCCAGCTCTGTTACTGTGCCATGTTTGCATCTTACATTTAACAGTGTAAAAATTAcgaaaactgtttttttttcaggggggtggggggaagacCTCATATAGAATGCTTAGAAACTGATTTACTCTTTCTTTCTGTAACATGCTGGATGACAGTGAGTGTGAATTCATGAAAAATTAGGTTACTTGGTCTGAAAGCCCAAGGGAGTTGGACTGGAGACAGTGAGACACTCCATCATTTGGCTTCTATTAAGCAAAGTTATTAAAGAGCAGCGGGAACTTCAAGGCCTGGAGCCTGCAGTAGCATTTTGGGGAAAGTATTAAGGTAGCCCGACGAGGGGAAGCTGACTTGTTTGGGATGATTTTTAACGTCttgtttttttatatatatagttGGTAGGTAACACCATAAGAAGGGGTAGCAGCAGGGAAGCCTGTAGATTGATTTTTGAAGCCCAGACTGTAGGAGTCAGACATCTGGCTATTCAGTCAGCTTTGAAAACCTTGGTGTTGCTATGGTGGCAGGTACAGTAGGCACACTGGAGGTAGTTTTAAGTCCATTCTTCCAAGGATGTCTCAAAATCTGCCTTGCTCTTAAACCTTGGCTCGATGGCACGCTGAATTATGTTTGAGTTGCAACTTGCCTAGAAAGAGTAAGTTTTCACTACAGCACAGGACATGTTTAATTCATACCAGAGCAGTTTGGAGAGcacaaaatgaagaattttatgAAGGGAACTTTTTTATCGCTTCCTTCAGAAATTTTTGAGGtttcctgagatttttttcatagaGCCGGTAGAGGATTTTCAATCTTAAGTGTTTCCTCTTTTCTACTGCATCTTGGATTGCATGTGAAACTGGGAGAGGCAAGGGGGAGCCTTTAGCCTTGCAGTTTCACTCCATTAAAAAACTTGACATTTGAGTTGAGAGTCATTATCTCTGGTGAACAGAATAATTATAAACTggaacttttttgttttataatattaatttaaaaggtCTTTTTGCATGAATAACTAGTTaaagattttctctttctgtagaAATTACAAATAGTTGCTCAgtttcacacagaaaaacctTCCTGACTGAGAGACTTAGATGGTAATGGTTCTAGCTAATAGCTTTATAAGGTGTTAGttaaaccttttaaattttGGCGCAGTATTGAGAGGTAATAAACAATTCAGCAGTTccgatttttttttctttttcatttgtcacATAAATATTTAAGCCTGGTATTTTTGTTGTCTGCTTATGCACAGTTAAAAGAAATATTACTTTTATAAAAATAGAATGCTGTTCCTGGAGTAATGGTTAAAACATAGATGTGACTTTCTTCTAGGACTGAAAGTGTGTGTTGCTTTTAGAACTGGTATTTCACTTTAAATGTGGTTAAATGCAACCGCTGACATCGAGTGGAAGTAGCTATAAAATGATCTTGTTAGTTCTTTaccttaggggaaaaaaaagccactgtGACCTTCCTCCCCCAGTCCCCGTTTTAGCGAAGTGCCCTTGCTTTAATTCAAAGAACTACAGTACTGGTCATTAAAGAAGTGCCCCAGGGCCTTTACAGGGATTAAGGTTACAGCGAGGCGGGCGCTGTACAGTGATGGGAAGGAAACAACCCCGGCTCTTGTGGGCCTGCAGTCCAGGGAAGTACACCAAAACTGGCACCAAGTTTGGTTGTGTAATGCGTGTGGCTAATAAGGATATATGGTGAGATGTCCTTAGAGGACCAAATTCTTACCTTTCTTgcatggtttttgttttttaggtGAAATCAGATGCTACTGTGATGCTGCACACTGTGTTGCAACTGGCTATATGTGCAAATCTGAGCTCAGTGCCTGCTTCTCCAGACTGCTGGATCCTCAGAACACACATTCCCCACTTACTCATGGCTGCTTGGACTCTATTGCaagcacagctgagctctgccaagCCAAACAAGCACAAAACCACTCTGGCACCACCACCATGTCCACGTTGGAATGCTGTCATGAAGATATGTGCAATTACAGAGGACTGCATGATGTTTTGTCTCCTTCCAGGGGCGATGCTTCAGGTAGGGCAATAAAACTTCAGTGAAGCCTCTTCTGGCCCTCAGGCCAGCAACAGTCAAACCTTGTGCATCTGCTGTTATTGATTTAGTTGTTAATGTAAGTAGAGACACCAGAGGGAGAAGAGGGTAGATGAATGCAGGGAAACATGTCAGCCCATTAACTTTTTTGTCTGCATTAAAATTGGAAGTTTCTCTTGCCATCTTGACATGACTTCTAAGAATCAGTGGCACTTGTGTTCCTAGTTAAACTGGCTATTGGAGTAAGAAATTCCATGTTATAAGCAGACTTAggaactatttttttctttacagggCTATTTTTTGTATATACTGCAGAGTGTAGCAGTTGCTCCTTAAACTTGTCAGTGTGGGATTTAAGGGAGTTGCTTATATGTAAATCAGTCTGTGTATGAACTGAAATGAGCATCACATCTTTCCCCTTTGCAGGACAAGGGAGCAGATATCAacatgacagcagcaggaatctcaTCACCAAAGTGCAAGAACTGACTTCTTCAAAAGAGTTATGGTTCAGGGCAGCTGTAATTGCTGTTCCAATAGCTGGTGGGCTAATCTTGGTGCTCCTTATCATGCTGGCCTTGAGGATGCTCAGGAGTGAAAACAAGAGACTGCAGGATCAGCGACAGCAAATGCTCTCTCGTTTGCACTACAGTTTTCATGGACATCATTCGAAAAAAGGGCAGGTGGCAAAATTGGACTTGGAATGCATGGTGCCTGTGACTGGTCACGAGAACTGCTGCATGACCTGTGATAAAATGAGACATTCAGACCTCAGCAATGATAAAATTCTTTCACTGGTCCACTGGGGAATGTACAGCGGACATGGGAAGCTGGAATTTGTATGACcagttattttttaatctgagcTAAACTTACTCTCTGAACTCTTGAAGGCCTTTGGGTTCTACTGGACAGGAGCACTTTATCTTAAAAACTCTCATAAATCATCTTTGAGAAACAAAGGACCTCTGCAAACATAATCTTGGATGTTTCTTCTGAAGGATTCCAAAAGTTGTCTTATTTGCACAGAGTAAAATACACTCAAATGTATTGTTTGCTTCAGAGTTGTGAAAGCAAAAGTTAGAAGTTGTAAACACTGTCACCAGGGTTATCTGAACTATAGGGAGCTGAGAAGTGAGTTATTATAATAAACTGTATGCAAGCTCCTATGTTTCCTGACTTattgtaaagatttttttaaatatatatattttgtctGAAACTTGCTTGTgacttttgttttggaaaatggGTTTTCTTGTGGGTGATACTGGAAGACAAATCAAGGTGTGCATGGTAATGCCATGCATAACAATTAGATTCTGAAAGCAGGCTCTTTTCCTACTCTGCAAAGGAATTTAGGCAGTTATTTGAGAATGAAGGTGGCAGCTTTGTTTTGTACTTCAAGTTGCAGTGAACTTACATCCTTGATTATTGGCTGTAGCATTTTTTTGGTGACCTCAGTGAACTCTTCCAAAGCTTTGTGTGAtagctttttcttcctctgttaaTGAGGAAAGACTTCCTCTGTGCAAAATGTGTCAGAAAGTGACTCCTACATTTTTATAGCTGGCTTTCCTCCCTTGTCTCACAATTCTTGTTTCTATGATGTATTTGCCTTTTGTACCTCTTACACCCAAACTTTTTTTGAGGTAGGAGAGggaaaccccaaaaccacactGCCTAttaggtttggattttttttttctgtttatagcCCCTCTGGGCACAGTGGAAGGCATTTGCCTTGCTCTTCTATCATGTAACTAAGTATCATATGCTCCTAGGTTTGTGTGGGACTGAAGAAACAACACTGTACTTTAATCTTTGGCTCCTCCTTTATGCTGTTCTTGCATAGGTGGCTTTTCTTCCTGGCCAATATTTGTTCACTTAGTTGTTTCTTACTCCTTCTGCTAGTTGGCTGGACTTGATTGTTTCATTTATTCAATGCTTAGTTGCTAAAAACAACCAACCTCTGGATTATTCAAGGAATTtattgtatttgtttttcttgctaTATTAGGCTTTGCAATAATTAAAGTGTACTCGCTTAAAAGGCTGAAGCCACATCATGGTGAAAGAAGCATCCAAAATGCTGCTTCAGAAGATAAAACCTGGCAAGAGTTTAGTATTAATCTATGTTTTAAGAAGCCTTAGAAATGCTTCTGCCTCCTGTTCTGGCTGTGAAGTTGAGGCCCTACCTTTACCAGCAGTGAGAAGGGGATGCACACACAGGGTTACAACAGCCTTGCAGCAGTGCTCTGAGCCCCTGTGCTGTTTGCCGTGGTGGATTGCTTTGGGATGTGCAGGCTGAAATGCAAGGGGCTGTAAGCAAAGAAAACCTGCCCCTCTAAGTCACAGGCTCATGTTCCTGAAAGCACACTTAAACAGTGTGCTAGGGTTGTTGTTGGAGACTAAGATGGTCACTTGGCTGTGCAAACAGAGTACTGATATTGCAAACCTACCCCTAATGTGGGCTGAGTGCAGTGAGAGCCTTGGGAATGCCAAGGCCCCACTATGCCCACGTTTGCAATATCAAAGTGCAGTTTAGAAGGATTAGTTGCATCTGTGTACCTTAAGCTAGTGAGCCTTCTTACTGCTTCAACATGCCCGGAGAGTTGCTTTTAATGCAGAGAATTATAACTGATTTCTACCTCTTTCTACTGCTGAAATTTAAGAAATTACGTGGCCACAACTTCTCTTGGAATCTGGCCTGTGGTCTTCTGGCTGACCTTTCAAAGTGCTGCTTTCCTATAAGAGCTCTGCCCTTCCTTTGCACTGATCTGAAAATCTAGGGCAGCTGTCTGCTCTGCCAAGTGTATTATTTTTTGGGAATGGCTGACTAGGAACTTGATGCTGAAAGAGACAAACCTGAAATACCGTCTGTAGCTGCACCAGTAGTTAGTGTGACTAGACAAGTTAGAAAATTTGATGGCTAAACCTTTTAAGTGCCTTCTTCAGCAATCAGAGGGAGCATGTTGTAGAGTCATTTAAGCATCCTGTGACCTTCACCACTCATTTGCCGCTGATTTGAATACATAAGGGCCTATTTTTGCTTGCCATTAAAAGGCTAGTAAGACCAGGATGCTCTAATTGGCCCCTTGCTGTGGAGATgtcctgaagaagaaaagagctTGTTTGCCATCCCCTGCAGTCATGGCAGCAGGGCCACAGAGCGCTGGGGCTTGGGTTAGCAGCTGCCATCTCCTGGTGTGGTACTTCGAGTTTAGGTGTGGTAGCTGATACTGCCTAGGAGTTTCTGGGCTATGAGTCttctaagaagaaaattaactctatcccagccaaaagcGGGACTGTATGAAATGTGGATTtccaatttatttaaaagcctTTATATTCAGGAAATTGTGTTATGGCTCTGGTGTCtgtctggcagcagctctgtgagttGTGGAATGAGCCCCAAACCTTTTCACTGAAGCCACTGACTGCCGAGTCCAAAGGGCATTGGAGTGAGCAGTCGCCAGCTTCATTGCTGGGATTTCTGTAGTGTAGCCGGCCTCAGCACTATTCAGAAAATTGTACTGCTGTGACAAGGAGGGTCCTTAGTGATGTTCCCTGGGCTTCCCGGCTGCTGGGTGCCGGACCAGCATGGAACAAAGCAGTCCTAGACAAGCACTGCACCCGACCTACTGAGGCAGGCAACCAATATTAATGGCTGAAGAGGTGAGACAGTAATCGAAGGCTATCCTTTTAAATGCATTTGAGTTAAGAGCCTGGATTTGCCATTGTGCTAAGCACTCTCAGGTTTCCCCTGCAGACAATAACAAACACTCCTTTCTTTGAAACCCCCGCAAGCCTGAGAGCAGAAGGACAGCCCTCTATTTCCAACTGAGAAAGTCTCTCGGATtggaataaatgaaattaaatgtcCAAGATTTAATTTAGCATACCCGGTGCCTTTCTCTGATTCTTTCCTCAAAACAATAATGGTTGTAGCTTTTCTTATGCCTCTGCCGCTCCTGGCTTTGCGAGCCGCTGGCTTGGTATGTCTCCTCTTAACTCCTGCTGAACTGATTCTATTAAAACCCCCTTACTCCACAGGGGGCTTGACCTTTTTCTGAAATACCAAATGCGTCTGCTTTGGAAATCACAAACTTCTCCTCTAAAGAGCTTGTAAATCTGGTTTCAATATTGAGTGATTACAGGCTGTGCGGAGAGCTTGAAAGTAAGCAGCCGCTGCTGGTAGCAGAGcgctggagctgggctgccgGAGCCGAGCGCCACTCTCATTTTTCACCCCGGTGTGTGTTTAGCAGAAAACCACGGACGTCAGCTGATTCAGCCAGATTAGCGGCGGGGAGACTGGTCAGGCTCTGGTCGCAGGACTCTTGTTTTCTCTTATCAGGACCCCGGAATCCAGTTGGTGTTGTAGAACCACTTGCTCTGTTGTAAATCCAGGGATCTCATTGCAAATGGATGATGCCCTAGAGgccaaacaccaaaaaaaaaaaaaaaaaagcctgggaAAAGagcaaggtttttttcttaggTGTAATGGATGCATCTGCACCTTCACTTGCTGCTCTTGTGATAATTAAAACAAGGTatgaagaagggaaaatataCCACCAGGCTGCCTGTGTGAGATGGGATGTGCCTGTTAACTACCACTCAGTGGGGTTCCACagtg includes these proteins:
- the BAMBI gene encoding BMP and activin membrane-bound inhibitor homolog, with protein sequence MDRHSSYIFIWLQLELCAMAVLLTRGEIRCYCDAAHCVATGYMCKSELSACFSRLLDPQNTHSPLTHGCLDSIASTAELCQAKQAQNHSGTTTMSTLECCHEDMCNYRGLHDVLSPSRGDASGQGSRYQHDSSRNLITKVQELTSSKELWFRAAVIAVPIAGGLILVLLIMLALRMLRSENKRLQDQRQQMLSRLHYSFHGHHSKKGQVAKLDLECMVPVTGHENCCMTCDKMRHSDLSNDKILSLVHWGMYSGHGKLEFV